A window from Carassius gibelio isolate Cgi1373 ecotype wild population from Czech Republic chromosome B3, carGib1.2-hapl.c, whole genome shotgun sequence encodes these proteins:
- the LOC127952069 gene encoding uncharacterized protein LOC127952069: MESNTHLNLILLGKKRAGKSASGNTILGQEVFMSKKSSKSVTRDAVVKSGTVNGFPVTVYDTPGFFDPAMSTEDIQKILDKVLLKCESGPCAFLLVIKADSFTEEEIKTVEKIEKLLGEKRFKKTWILFTRGDELKDENKTINEFINETEELKKLVQKYDQRYHVFNNKIRGHSDQPRLLLVKILQRSFGVKDGGEVEQIHVSPNTRNEPDTPVSSHSSRRIVLLGKTGVGKSAAGNTILGQKEFRSVLKMNSVTRGCSEKHATVSGRSVSVVDTPGFFDTEMSPEELMTEIAQSFYLSSPGPHAFIIVFRVIDRFTEQEQQIPQQIEIMFGQDMLKYSIILFTHGDLLKGQHIENLTDENCAFRHLLEQCGGRYHVFNNEYQNNSKQVNELLQKIDSMIEQNGGEHYSNQMFEDAQRYRQEEEERKLREEEERKQQEAEQRQDETGGMVKEEVERKMRIVLLGKSVSDNSRVGNFILGRAAFDSEAPPDVVERVGGRLKDRHVIIINSPQLLQTHLSLHQITQTVRECVYLSEPGPHAFILVLQCEDIIEKDIRRVNYVMKEFSEEAMRRTIVITTDKDTDKRASVRANELTEQLTAGSGGGHLKFDNEKEIFRSGISQCLEKILRENREEFLICELYDNAEETSVVEEQSSSVGSVRTKEQKEGSYKHDDGKRKDNNTAIKEAKGGASVTRQQKLNLVLWGSDDSLKTSVSKLIRGIKKHERERRSECVRRDVELHGRLVSLLELPALCNTRHSEEEVMRQTLRCVSLCHPGVHAFLLIIPDAPLTSEDKAEMEEIQRIFSSRIKKHIMVLRIKEKNVISKLIGKIGLFHSSATESSLQSFEGHQFVLENSSQVPTLLQDVENMVQENRGRCYTTYMCFQAQVELERSKCTSQIEEVRRSVMKTAGVTRIDDDDDDDLRIVLLGKTGVGKSATANTILSRNAFVSKLTSRSVTRECQKETSEFDSREITVIDTPGLFDTGVDNVETRKEIVKCISMAAPGPHVFLLVIQLGRFTQEEKDAVKLIQETFGEKSRMYTMVLFTRGDDLRGARIEDFVEDDDSLKNLIQQFGKRYHVFSNTETKDQTQVSELLEKIDCMLAANGGSFYTIEMFQQVEKNIREEQDRIMKEKEEEIKRTEEELRAKYEAEIEEIKKEKERERQEMQNELRKRGEEFKKREEEIKKETNENLRKELQRKLKEKQKEFEEGNKIKEKASEEQQQNIVKYLEEKHEKEKQKLQKRTERKTRKQAECEYREKLEKEVAKALEEAEEKLPISAKRARDWSQCIPGIGGAAGGLVGSLEEFVRWITQCRAHFR; the protein is encoded by the exons ATGGAATCAAATACACACCTGAACTTAATTTTACTGGGGAAGAAACGAGCTGGGAAGAGTGCATCAGGAAACACAATACTGGGACAAGAAGTTTTCATGTCAAAGAAAAGCTCCAAATCAGTCACTCGAGATGCAGTTGTGAAATCTGGGACTGTAAATGGGTTTCCAGTCACTGTTTACGACACACCTGGATTCTTTGACCCAGCGATGAGTACAGAAGACATTCAGAAGATACTGGATAAGGTTCTCCTGAAATGTGAATCTGGTCCCTGTGCATTTTTGCTGGTTATCAAAGCTGATAGTTTCACTGAAGAAGAGATAAAAACTGTGGAGAAGATTGAGAAGCTGCTGGGGGAAAAACGCTTTAAAAAAACCTGGATTCTGTTCACCAGAGGAGACGAACTAAAAGATGAAAACAAGACCATAAATGAATTCATCAACGAGACTGAAGAACTGAAGAAACTCGTTCAGAAATATGATCAGAGATACCATGTGTTCAACAACAAGATAAGAGGACATAGTGACCAACCTCGATTACTGCTGGTAAAAATTCTCCAGAGATCTTTTGGAGTAAAGG ATGGAGGAGAAGTCGAACAGATTCATGTCAGTCCAAACACTCGTAATGAACCAGACACTCCTGTCTCAAGTCATTCATCCAGAAGGATTGTTCTTCTGGGTAAAACTGGAGTTGGGAAAAGTGCAGCTGGAAACACAATACTAGGACAGAAGGAGTTCAGATCTGTGCTGAAAATGAATTCAGTAACCCGTGGATGTTCAGAGAAACATGCCACTGTTTCAGGAAGATCCGTGTCTGTAGTTGATACTCCTGGATTCTTTGATACAGAGATGAGCCCTGAAGAGTTAATGACAGAAATAGcacaaagtttttatttatcCAGTCCTGGACCTCATGCTTTTATCATTGTGTTCAGAGTTATTGACAGATTCACTGAACAGGAGCAACAAATTCCTCAGCAGATTGAGATAATGTTTGGTCAGGACATGTTAAAATACTCCATCATTCTCTTCACTCATGGAGATCTGCTGAAAGGACAACATATAGAGAACCTCACTGATGAGAACTGTGCTTTTAGACATCTACTTGAACAGTGTGGAGGCAGATATCACGTCTTCAACAATGAATATCAGAATAACAGTAAGCAGGTGAATGAACTACTACAGAAGATTGACTCAATGATAGAGCAGAACGGAGGAGAACACTACAGTAATCAGATGTTTGAAGATGCTCAGAGATACAGAcaagaggaagaagagaggaagctgagagaggaagaggagagaaaaCAACAAGAGGCGGAGCAAAGACAAGATGAGACTGGGGGGATGGTAAAAGAGGAAGTagaaagaaaaa TGAGGATTGTTCTGCTGGGGAAGAGTGTGTCAGATAACAGTCGAGTGGGAAACTTCATATTAGGACGAGCAGCATTTGACAGTGAAGCTCCTCCAGATGTTGTGGAGAGAGTCGGAGGAAGATTGAAGGACAGACATGTGATCATCATCAACAGTCCTCAGCTGCTCCAGACACATTTGTCACTCCATCAGATCACACAgacagtgagagagtgtgtgtatctgtctgAACCAGGACCTCATGCATTCATTCTTGTACTACAGTGTGAAGACATCATTGAGAAGGACATCAGAAGAGTGAATTATGTCATGAAAGAATTCAGTGAAGAGGCGATGAGACGCACTATAGTGATCACGACTGATAAAGACACTGATAAAAGGGCCTCTGTGAGAGCAAATGAATTAACTGAACAGTTAACTGCAGGGTCTGGAGGAGGACATCTTAAGTTTGATAATGAAAAGGAGATATTTCGCTCTGGAATATCCCAATGTTTAGAGAAGATACTTAGAGAAAACCGTGAAGAATTTCTCATCTGTGAGCTGTATGATAATGCTGAAGAAACATCAGTAGTTGAAGAGCAGAGCAGTTCTGTAGGTTCAGTCAGAACTAAGGAGCAAAAGGAAGGTTCTTATAAACATGATGATGGAAAACGCAAAGACAATAATACAGCGATAAAGGAAGCAaaag gtGGTGCAAGTGTCACTAGACAACAGAAACTGAACTTAGTGCTATGGGGAAGTGATGATTCACTGAAGACCTCCGTATCCAAGCTTATAAGAGGGATTAAgaaacatgagagagagagaagatcagAGTGTGTGAGGAGAGACGTGGAGCTTCATGGACGTCTGGTCAGTCTGCTGGAGCTTCCAGCTCTGTGCAACACTCGGCACTCAGAAGAGGAAGTGATGCGTCAGACTCTccgctgtgtgtctctctgtcatcCTGGAGTTCATGCTTTCCTCCTTATTATTCCTGATGCTCCATTGACCAGTGAAGACAAAGCAGAAATGGAGGAGATCCAGAGGATATTCAGCTCAAGAATCAAAAAACACATCATGGTCCTCAGAATCAAAGAGAAAAACGTGATTAGTAAACTAATTGGTAAAATCGGTCTGTTTCATTCTTCGGCTACTGAGTCATCTCTTCAGTCATTTGAAGGTCACCAGTTTGTTCTGGAGAACAGCTCACAGGTTCCTACTCTACTGCAAGATGTAGAGAACATGGTACAAGAGAATCGAGGAAGATGCTACACGACCTACATGTGCTTTCAGGCTCAAGTAGAACTGGAGAGAAGTAAATGCACATCTCAAATAGAGGAAGTGAGAAGATCTGTGATGAAAACAGCAG GTGTTACAcgcattgatgatgatgatgatgatgatttgagGATTGTGCTGCTGGGAAAGACAGGAGTTGGAAAGAGTGCAACAGCAAACACTATACTGTCAAGAAACGCTTTTGTTTCTAAATTAACTTCACGGTCAGTGACCAGAGAATGTCAGAAAGAAACCTCTGAGTTCGACAGCAGAGAGATAACTGTGATCGACACTCCAGGCCTGTTTGATACTGGAGTTGATAATGTTGAGACCAGGAAGGAGATTGTGAAGTGCATCTCAATGGCGGCTCCAGGTCCACATGTGTTTCTGCTGGTGATTCAACTGGGACGATTCACTCAAGAGGAGAAAGATGCAGTGAAGCTGATCCAGGAGACTTTTGGAGAGAAATCCAGAATGTACACCATGGTGCTTTTCACCAGAGGAGATGATCTTAGAGGAGCAAGAATTGAAGATTTTGTTGAAGATGATGATAGCTTGAAGAACCTCATACAGCAGTTTGGAAAGAGATACCATGTGTTCAGTAACACTGAGACTAAAGATCAGACGCAGGTTTCTGAGCTGCTGGAGAAGATTGACTGTATGCTGGCAGCTAATGGAGGGAGTTTCTACACCATTGAGATGTTCCAGCAGGTGGAGAAGAACATCAGAGAGGAACAAGACAGAATcatgaaagagaaagaagaagagaTCAAGAGAACAGAAGAGGAGCTGAGAGCCAAATATGAAGCAGAAATTGAAGAAATTaagaaagaaaaggagagagaacGACAAGAGATGCAGAATGAACTGAGAAAAAGAGGAGAGGAatttaaaaagagagaggaagagatcaAGAAAGAAACAAATGAGAATCTGAGAAAAGAGCTACAGAGAAAACTGAAAGAGAAGCAGAAGGAATTTGAAGAGGGGAATAAAATCAAAGAAAAGGCTTCAGAAGAACAACAACAGAACATCGTAAAATACCTGGAAGAAAAacatgagaaagaaaaacaaaagctcCAGAAGAGAactgaaagaaaaacaagaaaacaagcaGAATGTGAATATCGCGAAAAACTTGAGAAAGAAGTGGCCAAAGCTTTAGAAGAAGCTGAAGAAAAGCTCCCGATCTCTGCAAAGCGAGCTCGTGACTGGAGTCAGTGTATTCCTGGTATTGGAGGAGCTGCTGGAGGTTTAGTTGGTTCTCTTGAAGAATTTGTGCGTTGGATCACTCAGTGTCGAGCTCACTTTAGATAA